A region from the Mya arenaria isolate MELC-2E11 chromosome 2, ASM2691426v1 genome encodes:
- the LOC128213275 gene encoding uncharacterized protein LOC128213275 isoform X1 — translation MRFQGKIKGSICKKAREVVNHIRSMPDFSSSALTDQATTECIDNLYALLNEPGLRNRPEATQARKQLDELKTADPSTDEDTRKLTVNRLPEELEVYNQIPTEANGLDENKLGMIVKALGEGHEEVQRIRAMVVGMFSVGKTSLVNNLIDTSKNIRPPHDNIEQYPQSTVGIDVHLCKIENEKWKKLAFMPKRNIRHRIENSIKKQEETQEEKMDVCEQTEENAQVYTKVKKYIEQDEIENRKEIAQTAHTTAHEEIKAKTDTHENPPLVSVWDFAGQNLYYSTHHFFFNKRSIYLLVMDMTKELDDVVEESKSVAGLVHEHFTSLDIFKFWLNSINMYSSIRDQEQECKPTVILIGTRRDQMKGSEEHKEDKMHAFFNKALSHFPDSSILKHVHFKKFLVNNQDTKHPVFDEIRNEVKKLAEVQPYWNEKYPLKWIQLEKTFEQMREQGKVIVNLRDVEAANRENPAPLGSDELQLFLEMQHMYGNILYFDTKELKTSVMLSPQWIIEVFKCFISHKEKHVSPQLVKEWQNYKECAILEPRLLEAIFEHSDRRIRENADVVVEYMKHLDIIAKPIHWGDHDEQVKKEVQDDTSYVDPNNRGPICSKFYILPCLLNAKKGDWEEITKPPVWLNTQALCFVFRDKFMPPAIFHRLLAFCIRTWEIAKSEGKRLLYKGFGVFKVKQAQLRLWYFDHIIYARMSFLSNDNYMKQKEEQYSEKAINRCDCQYVRGQLYRALTAILEILPRSKHVTKTSPFEEYIQCPKLNTHNQGLFRVDDFKINESMSCSDDHEESAPHLIERSILQYWYPEYFNNVQAAQELPEIARVSGLDDDGSYGMTSALESKRLPPETRIRCEPRTVHWKKVVPSDKQLMNLAKLVGGEWKRLGLQLNLKEPKLQQLNLDHCAKGVVTVVYEMLLVWKKRNARPTLWDLGTCIARSGVSFEWESVPVDVFETGDQVYEASESPEMDTRTGAQGTSD, via the exons GCTCGAGAAGTGGTCAACCACATTCGGAGCATGCCGGACTTTTCTTCCAGCGCACTAACTGACCAGGCAACAACCGAATGCATAGATAACCTGTACGCTCTACTGAATGAGCCAGGGCTTAGAAATCGACCAGAGGCGACACAGGCTAGGAAACAATTGGACGAG ctgAAGACAGCTGACCCATCCACAGATGAAGATACACGCAAGTTAACCGTTAACCGGTTGCCTGAGGAACTGG AAGTTTATAATCAGATACCAACGGAAGCTAACGGATTGGATGAAAACAAACTTGGCATGATTGTTAAAGCTTTAGGAGAGGGCCATGAAGAAGTACAAAGAATTCGAGCAATGGTTGTTGGCATGTTTTCTGTTGGAAAAACTTCCCTTGTCAATAACCTCATTGACACTTCAAAGAATATTAGACCACCACATgataatattgaacaatatcCACAAAGTACTGTGGGCATTGATGTACATTTGTGTAAGATTGaaaatgaaaagtggaaaaagCTGGCCTTTATGCCTAAACGAAATATTAGACATAGGATTGAAAATAGTATTAAAAAGCAAGAAGAAACGCAGGAGGAAAAGATGGATGTATGTGAACAGACTGAGGAAAATGCACAAGTATATACGAAggtaaagaaatatattgaacaagatgaaatagaaaacagaaaagaaattGCTCAAACTGCTCATACCACAGCTCATGAAgaaattaaagcaaaaacaGACACCCATGAAAACCCACCACTTGTTTCAGTATGGGACTTTGCGGGGCAGAATTTGTATTATTCAACTCACCACTTTTTCTTCAACAAGCGGTCAATTTACCTTTTGGTTATGGATATGACAAAAGAGTTAGATGATGTTGTAGAAGAAAGTAAATCAGTGGCTGGTCTGGTTCATGAACACTTCACCTCCCTGGATATATTTAAATTCTGGCTGAACTCAATCAATATGTACAGCTCAATCCGTGATCAAGAACAAGAATGTAAACCAACCGTGATCTTGATAGGCACTCGCAGAGATCAAATGAAAGGCTCAGAAGAACATAAAGAAGATAAAATGCATGCCTTCTTTAATAAAGCCTTGAGTCACTTTCCTGACAGCAGTATTTTGAAgcatgttcattttaaaaaatttcTCGTGAACAATCAAGATACAAAACACCcagtttttgatgaaataagaaatgaagttaaaaagCTTGCTGAAGTCCAGCCGTATTGGAATGAAAAGTATCCTCTAAAATGGATACAGCTTGAGAAAACCTTTGAGCAAATGAGGGAGCAAGGAAAAGTTATAGTAAATTTGCGTGATGTTGAAGCTGCGAACAGAGAGAATCCAGCGCCTTTGGGCAGTGATGAGCTGCAGTTATTCTTGGAAATGCAGCACATGTATGGGAACATCCTTTACTTTGACACAAAGGAATTGAAAACTAGTGTCATGTTGTCCCCACAATGGATCATTGAAGTCTTTAAATGCTTCATCAGCCATAAAGAGAAACATGTTTCACCACAACTCGTTAAAGAGTGGCAAAATTACAAAGAATGCGCCATATTAGAACCGCGGCTGCTTGAGGCAATTTTTGAACACAGTGATCGACGGATTAGAGAAAATGCTGATGTTGTCGTAGAATACATGAAACACCTGGATATTATAGCCAAGCCGATACATTGGGGTGATCACGATGAACAGGTTAAAAAAGAAGTGCAAGATGACACCAGCTATGTGGATCCAAATAACAGAGGTCccatttgttcaaaattttatATCTTACCTTGCCTGCTCAACGCAAAAAAAGGTGATTGGGAAGAAATTACAAAACCACCTGTTTGGCTTAACACCCAAGCACTCTGTTTTGTCTTCAGAGACAAGTTTATGCCACCAGCTATTTTCCACCGGCTACTGGCCTTTTGCATTAGGACTTGGGAAATTGCAAAGTCGGAGGGGAAAAGGCTGCTGTACAAAGGATTTGGAGTATTTAAAGTAAAGCAGGCCCAGCTGAGACTATGGTACTTTGACCACATTATCTACGCAAGGATGTCATTTTTATCTAATGATAATTACATGAAGCAAAAAGAGGAGCAATATTCAGAAAAGGCGATAAACAGATGCGATTGTCAATATGTTCGCGGACAATTGTATAGAGCTCTTACGGCAATCCTTGAAATACTACCAAGAtcaaaacatgtcacaaagaCTTCGCCTTTTGAAGAATACATCCAGTGTCCAAAATTAAACACACACAATCAAGGCCTGTTTAGAGTCgatgatttcaaaatcaacgAAAGCATGAGCTGCAGTGATGATCATGAGGAAAGTGCTCCTCACTTAATTGAAAGATCGATTCTTCAGTATTGGTACCCCgaatatttcaataatgtcCAAGCAGCACAGGAATTGCCAGAAATAGCAAGAG TTTCAGGCCTGGATGATGATGGTTCTTATGGTATGACCTCAGCCTTGGAGTCAAAACGTCTACCGCCAGAAACAAGGATACGTTGTGAGCCTAGGACAG TGCATTGGAAGAAAGTTGTCCCAAGTGATAAACAGCTGATGAATTTGGCTAAACTTGTTGGTGGCGAGTGGAAGAGACTTGGACTTCAACTAAATCTAAAAGAGCCGAAATTGCAACAGCTAAATTTAGACCACTGTGCCAAAGGGGTTGTCACAGTTGTTTATGAAATGTTGTTAGTTTGGAAGAAGCGGAACGCAAGACCAACACTATGGGACCTCGGAACCTGTATTGCAAGGTCAGGAGTCAGTTTCGAGTGGGAGAGTGTGCCAGTAGATGTGTTTG AAACGGGAGATCAGGTATATGAAGCGTCGGAGAGCCCTGAGATGGACACACGAACTG GAGCACAAGGCACTTCTGACTAA
- the LOC128213275 gene encoding uncharacterized protein LOC128213275 isoform X2, whose amino-acid sequence MRFQGKIKGSICKKAREVVNHIRSMPDFSSSALTDQATTECIDNLYALLNEPGLRNRPEATQARKQLDELKTADPSTDEDTRKLTVNRLPEELEVYNQIPTEANGLDENKLGMIVKALGEGHEEVQRIRAMVVGMFSVGKTSLVNNLIDTSKNIRPPHDNIEQYPQSTVGIDVHLCKIENEKWKKLAFMPKRNIRHRIENSIKKQEETQEEKMDVCEQTEENAQVYTKVKKYIEQDEIENRKEIAQTAHTTAHEEIKAKTDTHENPPLVSVWDFAGQNLYYSTHHFFFNKRSIYLLVMDMTKELDDVVEESKSVAGLVHEHFTSLDIFKFWLNSINMYSSIRDQEQECKPTVILIGTRRDQMKGSEEHKEDKMHAFFNKALSHFPDSSILKHVHFKKFLVNNQDTKHPVFDEIRNEVKKLAEVQPYWNEKYPLKWIQLEKTFEQMREQGKVIVNLRDVEAANRENPAPLGSDELQLFLEMQHMYGNILYFDTKELKTSVMLSPQWIIEVFKCFISHKEKHVSPQLVKEWQNYKECAILEPRLLEAIFEHSDRRIRENADVVVEYMKHLDIIAKPIHWGDHDEQVKKEVQDDTSYVDPNNRGPICSKFYILPCLLNAKKGDWEEITKPPVWLNTQALCFVFRDKFMPPAIFHRLLAFCIRTWEIAKSEGKRLLYKGFGVFKVKQAQLRLWYFDHIIYARMSFLSNDNYMKQKEEQYSEKAINRCDCQYVRGQLYRALTAILEILPRSKHVTKTSPFEEYIQCPKLNTHNQGLFRVDDFKINESMSCSDDHEESAPHLIERSILQYWYPEYFNNVQAAQELPEIARGLDDDGSYGMTSALESKRLPPETRIRCEPRTVHWKKVVPSDKQLMNLAKLVGGEWKRLGLQLNLKEPKLQQLNLDHCAKGVVTVVYEMLLVWKKRNARPTLWDLGTCIARSGVSFEWESVPVDVFETGDQVYEASESPEMDTRTGAQGTSD is encoded by the exons GCTCGAGAAGTGGTCAACCACATTCGGAGCATGCCGGACTTTTCTTCCAGCGCACTAACTGACCAGGCAACAACCGAATGCATAGATAACCTGTACGCTCTACTGAATGAGCCAGGGCTTAGAAATCGACCAGAGGCGACACAGGCTAGGAAACAATTGGACGAG ctgAAGACAGCTGACCCATCCACAGATGAAGATACACGCAAGTTAACCGTTAACCGGTTGCCTGAGGAACTGG AAGTTTATAATCAGATACCAACGGAAGCTAACGGATTGGATGAAAACAAACTTGGCATGATTGTTAAAGCTTTAGGAGAGGGCCATGAAGAAGTACAAAGAATTCGAGCAATGGTTGTTGGCATGTTTTCTGTTGGAAAAACTTCCCTTGTCAATAACCTCATTGACACTTCAAAGAATATTAGACCACCACATgataatattgaacaatatcCACAAAGTACTGTGGGCATTGATGTACATTTGTGTAAGATTGaaaatgaaaagtggaaaaagCTGGCCTTTATGCCTAAACGAAATATTAGACATAGGATTGAAAATAGTATTAAAAAGCAAGAAGAAACGCAGGAGGAAAAGATGGATGTATGTGAACAGACTGAGGAAAATGCACAAGTATATACGAAggtaaagaaatatattgaacaagatgaaatagaaaacagaaaagaaattGCTCAAACTGCTCATACCACAGCTCATGAAgaaattaaagcaaaaacaGACACCCATGAAAACCCACCACTTGTTTCAGTATGGGACTTTGCGGGGCAGAATTTGTATTATTCAACTCACCACTTTTTCTTCAACAAGCGGTCAATTTACCTTTTGGTTATGGATATGACAAAAGAGTTAGATGATGTTGTAGAAGAAAGTAAATCAGTGGCTGGTCTGGTTCATGAACACTTCACCTCCCTGGATATATTTAAATTCTGGCTGAACTCAATCAATATGTACAGCTCAATCCGTGATCAAGAACAAGAATGTAAACCAACCGTGATCTTGATAGGCACTCGCAGAGATCAAATGAAAGGCTCAGAAGAACATAAAGAAGATAAAATGCATGCCTTCTTTAATAAAGCCTTGAGTCACTTTCCTGACAGCAGTATTTTGAAgcatgttcattttaaaaaatttcTCGTGAACAATCAAGATACAAAACACCcagtttttgatgaaataagaaatgaagttaaaaagCTTGCTGAAGTCCAGCCGTATTGGAATGAAAAGTATCCTCTAAAATGGATACAGCTTGAGAAAACCTTTGAGCAAATGAGGGAGCAAGGAAAAGTTATAGTAAATTTGCGTGATGTTGAAGCTGCGAACAGAGAGAATCCAGCGCCTTTGGGCAGTGATGAGCTGCAGTTATTCTTGGAAATGCAGCACATGTATGGGAACATCCTTTACTTTGACACAAAGGAATTGAAAACTAGTGTCATGTTGTCCCCACAATGGATCATTGAAGTCTTTAAATGCTTCATCAGCCATAAAGAGAAACATGTTTCACCACAACTCGTTAAAGAGTGGCAAAATTACAAAGAATGCGCCATATTAGAACCGCGGCTGCTTGAGGCAATTTTTGAACACAGTGATCGACGGATTAGAGAAAATGCTGATGTTGTCGTAGAATACATGAAACACCTGGATATTATAGCCAAGCCGATACATTGGGGTGATCACGATGAACAGGTTAAAAAAGAAGTGCAAGATGACACCAGCTATGTGGATCCAAATAACAGAGGTCccatttgttcaaaattttatATCTTACCTTGCCTGCTCAACGCAAAAAAAGGTGATTGGGAAGAAATTACAAAACCACCTGTTTGGCTTAACACCCAAGCACTCTGTTTTGTCTTCAGAGACAAGTTTATGCCACCAGCTATTTTCCACCGGCTACTGGCCTTTTGCATTAGGACTTGGGAAATTGCAAAGTCGGAGGGGAAAAGGCTGCTGTACAAAGGATTTGGAGTATTTAAAGTAAAGCAGGCCCAGCTGAGACTATGGTACTTTGACCACATTATCTACGCAAGGATGTCATTTTTATCTAATGATAATTACATGAAGCAAAAAGAGGAGCAATATTCAGAAAAGGCGATAAACAGATGCGATTGTCAATATGTTCGCGGACAATTGTATAGAGCTCTTACGGCAATCCTTGAAATACTACCAAGAtcaaaacatgtcacaaagaCTTCGCCTTTTGAAGAATACATCCAGTGTCCAAAATTAAACACACACAATCAAGGCCTGTTTAGAGTCgatgatttcaaaatcaacgAAAGCATGAGCTGCAGTGATGATCATGAGGAAAGTGCTCCTCACTTAATTGAAAGATCGATTCTTCAGTATTGGTACCCCgaatatttcaataatgtcCAAGCAGCACAGGAATTGCCAGAAATAGCAAGAG GCCTGGATGATGATGGTTCTTATGGTATGACCTCAGCCTTGGAGTCAAAACGTCTACCGCCAGAAACAAGGATACGTTGTGAGCCTAGGACAG TGCATTGGAAGAAAGTTGTCCCAAGTGATAAACAGCTGATGAATTTGGCTAAACTTGTTGGTGGCGAGTGGAAGAGACTTGGACTTCAACTAAATCTAAAAGAGCCGAAATTGCAACAGCTAAATTTAGACCACTGTGCCAAAGGGGTTGTCACAGTTGTTTATGAAATGTTGTTAGTTTGGAAGAAGCGGAACGCAAGACCAACACTATGGGACCTCGGAACCTGTATTGCAAGGTCAGGAGTCAGTTTCGAGTGGGAGAGTGTGCCAGTAGATGTGTTTG AAACGGGAGATCAGGTATATGAAGCGTCGGAGAGCCCTGAGATGGACACACGAACTG GAGCACAAGGCACTTCTGACTAA